The Xiphias gladius isolate SHS-SW01 ecotype Sanya breed wild chromosome 4, ASM1685928v1, whole genome shotgun sequence genome includes a window with the following:
- the si:ch211-57i17.1 gene encoding fasciculation and elongation protein zeta-2 isoform X2, with amino-acid sequence MAAPLAHFDEDWHDFNEFKPSSGSAEQLDQLNSNVGDSSSGLDDFSDLDNSFSGEICSFKSMEDLVHDFDEKLTVCFRNYNTTTENIAPIKPISEDSYLKDDEVWTALTDNYSNVMPVDWKTSHTRSLHLPTLNLTEREKLDNQSLDLSDDEELREQMDMHSIIVSCINDEPLFTAEQVIEEIEEMMQESPDPEDDESPSQSDLSMLSQDLHALKRSGSNTSYEDRLRQLSVSELTETLEEVETAIRRYSEELIQALALRDELDYEKEVKNSFISLLIDVQNRQKEHRELLRKKKKIRSTNTTGPNGQRTGSTHIPGTYLTTVIPYEKKAGSPSVEDLQILTKILHAMRDDSDKVPALLTDYILKALV; translated from the exons ATGGCGGCGCCGTTAGCCCACTTCGATGAGGACTGGCATGACTTTAACGAATTCAAGCCGTCCTCGGGGTCGGCCGAGCAGCTGGACCAGCTAAATTCAAACGTGGGCGATTCGTCGTCGGGCCTAGACGATTTCTCAGACCTGGACAACAGTTTCTCGGGGGAGATCTGCAGCTTCAAATCGATGGAGGACCTCGTCCACGACTTCGACGAGAAGCTGACAGTGTGTTTCCGAAACTACAACACCACGACGGAAAACATAGCCCCCATTAAACCTATCTCAGAGGACAGTTACTTGAAAGACGACGA AGTGTGGACAGCTCTGACAGATAACTACAGCAACGTGATGCCAGTGGACTGGAAGACATCGCACACTCGCTCCCTGCACCTGCCCACTCTCAACCTCACAGAGCGTGAG AAGTTGGATAACCAGTCTCTGGATCTGTCGGACGATGAGGAGCTGAGGGAGCAGATGGATATGCACTCAATCATCGTCTCCTGCATCAACGACGAGCCGCTCTTCACAGCTGAACAG GTGATAGAGGAGATAGAAGAGATGATGCAGGAGTCTCCAGACCCGGAGGATGATGAGAGTCCCTCCCAGTCCGACCTGTCCATGCTCTCTCAGGACCTCCACGCTCTGAAACGCTCTGGCTCCAACACCAGCTATGAGGACC GGCTGCGGCAGCTGTCTGTGTCCGAACTGACCGAGACTCTGGAGGAAGTGGAAACAGCCATCCGCCGCTACAGTGAAGAGCTGATCCAGGCTCTGGCCCTGCGAGACGAACTGGACTATGAAAAGGAG GTGAAGAACAGCTTCATCTCGCTGCTAATCGACGTACAGAACAGACAGAAGGAGCACCGCGAGCTGCTTcgcaagaagaagaaaatccGAAGTACGAATACAACCGGCCCCAACGGCCAGAGGACAGGCAGCACGCACATACCAGGCACA TACCTGACCACAGTGATCCCTTATGAGAAGAAAGCAGGCTCCCCGTCCGTAGAAGACCTCCAGATCCTCACAAAGA TCCTCCATGCCATGAGGGATGACAGCGACAAGGTGCCTGCCCTGCTAACAGACTACATTCTCAAAG CTCTGGTATGA
- the si:ch211-57i17.1 gene encoding fasciculation and elongation protein zeta-2 isoform X1 has protein sequence MAAPLAHFDEDWHDFNEFKPSSGSAEQLDQLNSNVGDSSSGLDDFSDLDNSFSGEICSFKSMEDLVHDFDEKLTVCFRNYNTTTENIAPIKPISEDSYLKDDEVWTALTDNYSNVMPVDWKTSHTRSLHLPTLNLTEREKLDNQSLDLSDDEELREQMDMHSIIVSCINDEPLFTAEQVIEEIEEMMQESPDPEDDESPSQSDLSMLSQDLHALKRSGSNTSYEDRLRQLSVSELTETLEEVETAIRRYSEELIQALALRDELDYEKEVKNSFISLLIDVQNRQKEHRELLRKKKKIRSTNTTGPNGQRTGSTHIPGTYLTTVIPYEKKAGSPSVEDLQILTKILHAMRDDSDKVPALLTDYILKVLCPT, from the exons ATGGCGGCGCCGTTAGCCCACTTCGATGAGGACTGGCATGACTTTAACGAATTCAAGCCGTCCTCGGGGTCGGCCGAGCAGCTGGACCAGCTAAATTCAAACGTGGGCGATTCGTCGTCGGGCCTAGACGATTTCTCAGACCTGGACAACAGTTTCTCGGGGGAGATCTGCAGCTTCAAATCGATGGAGGACCTCGTCCACGACTTCGACGAGAAGCTGACAGTGTGTTTCCGAAACTACAACACCACGACGGAAAACATAGCCCCCATTAAACCTATCTCAGAGGACAGTTACTTGAAAGACGACGA AGTGTGGACAGCTCTGACAGATAACTACAGCAACGTGATGCCAGTGGACTGGAAGACATCGCACACTCGCTCCCTGCACCTGCCCACTCTCAACCTCACAGAGCGTGAG AAGTTGGATAACCAGTCTCTGGATCTGTCGGACGATGAGGAGCTGAGGGAGCAGATGGATATGCACTCAATCATCGTCTCCTGCATCAACGACGAGCCGCTCTTCACAGCTGAACAG GTGATAGAGGAGATAGAAGAGATGATGCAGGAGTCTCCAGACCCGGAGGATGATGAGAGTCCCTCCCAGTCCGACCTGTCCATGCTCTCTCAGGACCTCCACGCTCTGAAACGCTCTGGCTCCAACACCAGCTATGAGGACC GGCTGCGGCAGCTGTCTGTGTCCGAACTGACCGAGACTCTGGAGGAAGTGGAAACAGCCATCCGCCGCTACAGTGAAGAGCTGATCCAGGCTCTGGCCCTGCGAGACGAACTGGACTATGAAAAGGAG GTGAAGAACAGCTTCATCTCGCTGCTAATCGACGTACAGAACAGACAGAAGGAGCACCGCGAGCTGCTTcgcaagaagaagaaaatccGAAGTACGAATACAACCGGCCCCAACGGCCAGAGGACAGGCAGCACGCACATACCAGGCACA TACCTGACCACAGTGATCCCTTATGAGAAGAAAGCAGGCTCCCCGTCCGTAGAAGACCTCCAGATCCTCACAAAGA TCCTCCATGCCATGAGGGATGACAGCGACAAGGTGCCTGCCCTGCTAACAGACTACATTCTCAAAG TTCTGTGTCCCACGTAA
- the LOC120788948 gene encoding WD repeat-containing protein 26 gives MQSNGAGQGQESSELSCLNSAQNGESSSAGGTHSNGLLSSTDNGNSVGTSNGSSTGPGSGTSAASTTSGLEVGSLKKKKRLSQAEEDVIRLIGQHLHGLGLNQTVDLLMQESGCRLEHPSATKFRNHVMEGEWDKAENDLNELRALMHSPNAIVRMKFLLLQQKYLEYLEDGKVLEALQVLRGELTPLKYNTDRIHVLSGYLMCSHAEDLRAKAEWEGKGTASRCRLLDKLQTYLPPSVMLPPRRLQTLLRQAVELQRDRCLYHNIKLDLDSVSLLLDHVCSRKQFPCYTQQILTEHCNEVWFCKFSNDGTKLATGSKDTTVIIWQVNPESHQLKLLRTLEGHAYGVSYLAWSPDDTYLIACGPDDCSELWLWNVQTGELRTKISHSHEDSLTSVAWNPDGKRFVTGGQRGQFYQCDLDGTLLDSWEGVRVQCLWCLSDGRTVLALDTHQRIRGYNFEDLTDRNIVQEDHPIMSFTVSKNGRLALLNVATQGVHLWDLQDRVLVRKYQGVTQGFYTIHSCFGGHNEDFIASGSEDHKVYIWHKRGEHPIAELTGHTRTVNCVSWNPAIPGLIASASDDGTVRVWGPASFLDSQEADGLTENSSNMDS, from the exons atgcaGTCAAACGGGGCAGGACAGGGACAAGAATCCTCAGAGCTTTCCTGCCTAAACAGCGCACAAAACGGGGAGTCATCCTCGGCCGGCGGAACCCATTCCAATGGTCTTCTCTCCAGCACAGACAACGGGAATAGTGTCGGTACCAGTAACGGGTCCTCAACCGGGCCCGGTTCGGGGACTTCGGCTGCCTCTACGACTTCGGGCCTGGAGGTCGGTtcgctgaaaaagaaaaaacgacTATCGCAGGCGGAGGAAGATGTCATACGATTAATAGGGCAACATCTCCATGGACTGGGGCTGAA tcaGACGGTGGACCTGCTGATGCAGGAGTCAGGCTGCAGACTGGAACACCCGTCAGCTACTAAGTTCCGCAACCATGTCATGGAGGGGGAATGGGACAAG GCTGAGAATGATCTCAATGAGCTGAGAGCACTGATGCATTCTCCCAATGCTATTGTG CGTATGAagttcctgctgctgcagcagaagtACCTTGAGTATCTGGAGGATGGCAAAGTCCTGGAGGCTCTGCAGGTGCTCCGGGGAGAGCTGACGCCTCTCAAATACAACACAGATCGCATCCACGTACTCAGCGG GTATCTAATGTGTAGCCATGCTGAGGATCTGAGGGCCAAGGCAGAGTGGGAAGGCAAGGGTACCGCCTCACGCTGCAGACTGCTGGACAAATTACAGA CCTACCTGCCACCATCTGTGATGCTGCCCCCACGGCGGCTGCAGACCCTGCTGCGGCAAgcagtggagctgcagagggaCCGCTGCCTCTATCACAACATCAAGCTGGACCTTGactccgtctctctcctcctcgaTCACGTCTGCAGCAG GAAGCAGTTCCCTTGTTACACCCAACAGATTCTGACAGAGCACTGTAATGAGGTGTGGTTTTGCAAATTCTCAAACGATGGCACCAAACTAGCCACTGGCTCCAAAGACACTACTGTCATAATTTGGCAGGTTAACCCG GAGAGCCACCAGTTGAAGCTGCTGCGAACCCTGGAGGGTCATGCATACGGAGTCTCCTACTTAGCTTGGAGTCCCGATGACACCTACCTGATCGCCTGTGGACCTGATGACTGCTCTGAGCTCTGGCTCTGGAATGTTCAG ACGGGGGAGCTGCGCACCAAAATTTCCCATTCCCATGAAGACAGTCTGACCAGCGTGGCCTGGAACCCCGATGGCAAGCGCTTTGTCACTGGAGGTCAGAGGGGGCAGTTTTATCAGTGT GACCTGGATGGTACCTTGTTGGACTCCTGGGAGGGCGTTAGAGTGCAGTGCCTGTGGTGCCTGAGTGATGGCAGGACAGTGCTGGCCTTGGACACTCACCAGCGTATCCGGGGGTACAACTTCGAAGACCTTACGGACAGAAACAT AGTTCAGGAGGACCACCCTATCATGTCTTTTACTGTTTCAAAGAATGGAAGATTAGCTTTGTTAAATGTAGCAACTCAG GGAGTACACCTGTGGGACCTTCAGGACCGGGTGCTGGTGAGGAAGTACCAAGGTGTGACCCAGGGCTTCTACACCATCCACTCCTGCTTTGGAGGACACAATGAAGACTTCATTGCAAGTGGCAGCGAAG ACCATAAAGTGTACATCTGGCACAAGCGTGGTGAGCATCCCATTGCTGAGCTAACAGGTCACACACGTACCGTTAACTGTGTGAGCTGGAACCCGGCCATCCCAGGACTCATTGCCTCTGCCTCAGACGACGGCACAGTGCGTGTCTGGGGTCCTGCATCCTTCCTCGACTCGCAAGAGGCAGACGGACTCACCG agaACTCCAGTAACATGGACAGTTGA
- the LOC120788970 gene encoding adenylate cyclase type 3-like, whose product MSLNRVRASDTEPSAECSAEYSVQVPSDPGHGAGRTREVTALQSSCCRCLPRAVRLTFTPEPLERLYQSYFRRQRQENLLLLLVFAALFNGFIVAMCAAVYTEDKAAMVAVAAAGLAADSVLYALCRLQKLPASPVSRGAVPYILWLMTTVHVLCYTGLNCERFPHASDSAGWQAFFSFSSFLTLPLNLVPLLLLTALSCGIHTLVLGVTVAQRFDANLQGAMLVRQLLANIMLYLCAAIVGVMAYYMADRKYRTAFLEARQSLEVKLVLEEQSTQQEELLLSILPKHIADEMLQGMKNQANQTEVQQQQFNTMYMYRHENVSILFADIVGFTQLSSACSAQELVKLLNELFARFDKLAAQHHQLRIKILGDCYYCICGLPDFREDHAACSIMMGLAMVEAISYVRDKTKTEVDMRVGVHTGTVLGGVLGQKRWQFDVWSTDVNVANKMESGGIPGRVHISQTTKDSLHGEFELEPGNGGERCEYLLEKGIDTYLVLVPKQVANGLSVNKPSTLSNRNSNRLINTTATNGNTASAQSTPTESKQERHKMVEEQVINRRLQQELLQRETQQIMMDNQINPVSLRFVDGKLEDHYTSEKEKRSGAAFCCCMIVLFFITAIQVFIDPLLAVNYVTLAIGEVLLLILTVCSLAAIFPRMFSKRLVSFSVWIDRTRWARNTWAMAAIFVLTMAVIADMLSCAPPSLRVFNSTSGPALESLGGGCAENPKHYSFMAVMSLIATAMLVQVSHLTKLGLMVLVVTATGAVNIYSWRDTYDLYDYIQFASYRTSIVPSKYLMTIMIVIMMIGFYFFARNLERQSRKLFLWKVGVHDQKERVSEIRRWNEALVTNMLPEHVAKHFLGSKKRDEELYSQSYDEIGVMFASIPNFSDFYTEESINNGGIECLRILNEIISDFDSLLDRDEFRFITKIKTIGSTYMAASGLTPESNTNGYSNRKPESWVEHWQHLADLADFALAMKVTLSNLNKQSFNNFMLRIGLNKGAVLAGVIGARKPHYDIWGNTVNVASRMESTGVMGNIQVVEDCYDILKEYGFRFIRRGPIFVKGKGELLTFFMKGKDRPSSNGGPVTSALPHQVGDLS is encoded by the exons ATGTCTCTGAACCGGGTCCGCGCATCGGACACGGAGCCGTCTGCGGAGTGCTCTGCGGAGTATTCGGTGCAGGTTCCCAGCGACCCGGGTCACGGGGCGGGCCGGACGCGCGAGGTGACCGCGCTCCAGTCGAGCTGCTGCCGGTGCCTGCCGCGCGCCGTGCGCCTCACCTTCACGCCCGAGCCGCTGGAGAGGCTCTATCAGAGCTACTTCCGTCGCCAGAGGCAGGagaacctgctgctgctgctggtgttcGCGGCTCTCTTCAACGGCTTCATCGTCGCCATGTGTGCGGCGGTTTACACTGAGGACAAAGCGGCGATGGTGGCGGTCGCGGCTGCGGGGCTGGCCGCGGACAGCGTCCTCTACGCGCTGTGCCGGCTGCAGAAGCTCCCCGCCTCACCTGTGTCACGCGGAGCCGTGCCGTATATACTGTGGCTGATGACCACCGTCCACGTCTTATGTTACACGGGACTGAACTGCGAGCGTTTCCCTCACGCCAGTGACTCGGCGGGCTGGCAGGcctttttcagtttctccagCTTTCTGACACTGCCACTGAACCTGGTGCCCCTCCTGCTGCTCACCGCCCTCTCCTGTGGGATACACACCCTGGTTCTGGGGGTGACTGTTGCTCAAAGGTTTGACGCCAACCTGCAGGGCGCCATGCTGGTGAGACAG cTTTTAGCCAACATCATGCTGTACCTGTGCGCAGCCATAGTGGGTGTGATGGCATACTACATGGCGGACAGGAAATACAGAACAGCTTTTCTGGAAGCGCGTCAGTCACTAGAGGTCAAACTCGTCCTGGAGGAGCAGAGTACCCAGCAG GAGGAATTATTACTGTCCATCCTGCCCAAACATATCGCTGATGAGATGCTGCAGGGCATGAAGAACCAGGCCAATCAGACGGAAGTCCAGCAGCAACAGTTCAACACAATGTACATGTACCGCCATGAAAACGTCAG TATCCTGTTTGCTGACATTGTGGGCTTCACCCAGCTGTCCTCAGCCTGTAGTGCCCAGGAGCTCGTAAAGCTGCTTAATGAACTGTTTGCGCGCTTTGATAAACTGGCAGCA CAACATCACCAATTGAGGATTAAGATTCTTGGCGACTGTTACTATTGTATCTGTGGTCTTCCTGACTTCAGGGAGGACCATGCAGCCTGCTCCATAATGATGGGCCTTGCAATGGTAGAAGCCATCTC GTATGTGCgagacaagacaaaaacagaggtGGACATGCGTGTGGGCGTCCACACGGGCACGGTGCTGGGAGGAGTGCTCGGTCAGAAGAGATGGCAGTTTGATGTTTGGTCCACAGATGTCAATGTAGCCAATAAGATGGAGTCTGGAGGGATTCCTGG GAGAGTGCATATTTCCCAGACCACTAAGGACAGCCTGCACGGAGAATTCGAACTGGAGCCGGGGAATGGTGGAGAGAGGTGCGAGTACCTGCTAGAGAAAGGCATCGACACTTACTTGGTTCTAGTGCCTAAGCAGGTGGCAAATGGACTCAGTGTAAAT AAACCCAGCACATTGTCCAACAGAAATTCAAACCGCTTGATCAACACTACAGCAACAAATGGGAACACAGCCTCAGCCCAGTCCACGCCCACAGAGTCTAAACAGGAG AGGCATAAGATGGTTGAGGAACAAGTGATCAACAGACGACTGCagcaggagctgctgcagagagaaactcaacaaat aatgatggataATCAGATCAACCCTGTGTCACTGCGTTTTGTGGACGGAAAGTTGGAGGACCATTACACCTCAGAGAAGGAGAAGCGGAGTGGAGCGgccttctgctgctgcatgaTAGTGCTCTTTTTCATCACAGCAATTCAGGTGTTCATAGACCCACT GTTGGCTGTGAACTATGTGACTCTCGCAATAGGAGAGGTATTGTTGCTAATCCTCACAGTGTGCTCCCTCGCTGCCATCTTCCCCAGG ATGTTCTCCAAGAGATTGGTGTCTTTCTCAGTGTGGATTGATCGCACCCGGTGGGCAAGAAACACATGGGCTATGGCAGCCATATTTGTTCTTACCATGGCTGTGATCGCAGACATG TTAAGCTGTGCACCGCCATCCCTCCGGGTCTTCAACAGTACCTCAGGCCCGGCCTTGGAGTCACTCGGTGGTGGCTGTGCAGAAAATCCAAAGCACTACAGCTTCATGGCTGTGATGTCACTTATCGCCACCGCCATGTTGGTACAGGTCAGCCATCTGACTAAACTGGGCCTCATGGTGCTGGTTGTGACAGCAACTGGAGCTGTCAATATCTACAGCTGGCGGGATACATATGACCTGTATGACTATATACAGTTTGCCTCCTACAG AACATCCATAGTGCCATCTAAGTACCTCATGACCATTATGATTGTCATCATGATGATTGGCTTCTACTTCTTCGCCCGTAAT ttgGAGCGTCAGTCCAGGAAGCTGTTCCTGTGGAAGGTCGGTGTCCATGACCAGAAGGAGAGAGTGTCTGAGATTAGACGCTGGAACGAAGCGTTGGTCACCAACATGCTTCCCGAACATGTGGCCAAACACTTTCTGGGCTCTAAGAAGAGAGATGAG GAGCTGTACAGCCAGTCTTACGATGAAAtaggtgtgatgtttgcttccatCCCAAACTTCTCTGACTTCTACACTGAAGAGAGCATCAACAATGGCGGCATTGAGTGTCTCAGGATTCTCAATGAGATAATCTCCGACTTTGACAGT TTACTAGACAGGGATGAGTTCCGCTTCATCACTAAGATCAAGACCATAGGAAGCACCTACATGGCTGCATCAGGACTTACCCCAGAGAGCAACACCAATGGATACAGCAACCGCAAG CCAGAGTCATGGGTTGAGCACTGGCAGCACCTCGCTGACCTGGCAGACTTTGCTTTGGCTATGAAAGTCACCCTCAGCAACCTCAACAAACAGTCCTTCAACAACTTCATGCTCCGAAtcg GTCTGAATAAGGGAGCAGTTCTGGCTGGTGTGATTGGAGCTCGCAAACCTCACTATGACATCTGGGGCAACACAGTCAATGTGGCCAGCAGAATGGAGTCCACCGGAGTAATGGGAAACatccag GTGGTGGAGGACTGCTACGACATTCTAAAGGAGTATGGCTTCCGCTTTATCCGAAGAGGGCCCATATTTGTCAAAGGGAAAGGGGAGCTGCTAACCTTCTTCATGAAAGGGAAAGACAGACCCAGTAGCAATGGTGGTCCAGTGACCAGCGCCCTCCCACACCAAGTTGGGGACCTTTCTTGA